Proteins co-encoded in one Stenotrophomonas maltophilia genomic window:
- a CDS encoding glutathione S-transferase family protein: protein MTPILFYGVPSGCSFGSIVALEWLRQPYQLCRIEMPGQVQGEDYRRLNLLGETPTLRTANGELISESLAILNHLAARGIAQGWGFAQGTPGFDRLNQALAYLNTSFFGAYAPLWHALEHAEGADGEALRRYGTEKVRHVHQALEQMIGNGPWLLGGQRSLADAYFAGIARWNDYHQVVDRRHFPKLQQLFERLQDDAGVQFAHAIEAQRTVTSSGGFLGEVRLQDVLEAEAA, encoded by the coding sequence ATGACCCCGATCCTCTTCTACGGCGTGCCCTCGGGCTGCTCGTTCGGCTCCATCGTTGCCCTGGAATGGCTGCGCCAGCCCTACCAGCTGTGCCGCATCGAAATGCCCGGCCAGGTACAGGGCGAAGACTATCGCCGCCTCAATCTGCTTGGAGAAACGCCCACCCTGCGCACCGCCAACGGTGAACTGATCAGCGAAAGCCTGGCCATCCTCAACCACCTGGCCGCGCGCGGCATCGCCCAGGGCTGGGGATTCGCGCAGGGCACGCCCGGCTTCGACCGCCTCAACCAGGCGCTGGCCTACCTCAACACCAGCTTCTTTGGCGCCTATGCCCCGCTCTGGCACGCGCTGGAACATGCCGAAGGTGCCGACGGCGAAGCCCTGCGCCGCTACGGCACGGAAAAAGTACGCCACGTGCATCAGGCGCTTGAGCAGATGATCGGCAACGGCCCCTGGCTGCTGGGCGGACAGCGCAGCCTGGCCGACGCCTACTTCGCCGGCATCGCCCGCTGGAACGACTACCACCAGGTGGTCGACCGCCGCCACTTCCCGAAGCTGCAGCAGCTGTTCGAACGACTCCAGGACGATGCCGGCGTGCAGTTCGCGCACGCCATCGAGGCGCAGCGGACGGTAACCAGCAGCGGCGGTTTCCTTGGCGAGGTGCGGTTGCAGGATGTGCTGGAAGCGGAAGCGGCCTGA
- a CDS encoding MFS transporter, translating into MSLANRARAEQHATRAAFFIPGFATALWATLVPFAKARTEINDATLGLVLLCLGAGSLLAMPLSGVLAARLGCRRVMVASSLLICLTVPGLALADSAWLLGLVLFVFGAAVGAMDCTMNVQAVIVEREARRVMMSGFHAFFSIGGFLGAAMMTLLLSAQLPPLASVLIGVAAMLLAMLVSASYWHSERMPHDTPMLAMPHGIVLFIGVLAFIAFLGEGAMLDWSAVFLSDVRRVDASLAGIGYVTFTLTMTVARLFGDALVARVGRERAIVFGGLLAASGVLVLTLVTPWQASLAGYVLVGLGCANIAPALFSLAGHQTRMPGALAITAVSTLGFAGILAGPALIGFAANHFGLIAAFIGVAIALLLVAVSTRWLRV; encoded by the coding sequence ATGTCCCTTGCCAACCGCGCGCGTGCCGAACAGCACGCGACCCGCGCTGCGTTCTTCATTCCCGGCTTCGCCACCGCGCTGTGGGCCACCCTGGTGCCGTTCGCCAAGGCACGTACGGAGATCAACGACGCCACATTGGGCCTGGTGCTGCTTTGCCTCGGTGCCGGTTCGCTGCTGGCGATGCCGTTGTCCGGCGTGCTGGCCGCGCGCCTCGGCTGCCGCCGGGTGATGGTGGCCAGCAGCCTGCTGATCTGCCTGACCGTGCCCGGGCTGGCACTGGCCGATTCGGCGTGGCTGCTGGGCCTGGTGCTGTTCGTGTTCGGTGCCGCCGTTGGCGCGATGGACTGCACCATGAACGTACAGGCGGTGATCGTCGAGCGCGAGGCACGGCGCGTGATGATGTCCGGCTTCCACGCCTTCTTCAGCATCGGCGGCTTCCTCGGTGCAGCGATGATGACCCTGCTGCTTTCCGCACAGCTGCCACCGCTGGCCTCGGTGCTGATCGGTGTGGCTGCAATGCTGCTGGCGATGCTGGTGTCGGCGTCGTACTGGCACAGCGAACGCATGCCCCACGACACCCCGATGCTGGCGATGCCCCATGGCATCGTGCTGTTCATCGGCGTGCTGGCCTTCATTGCTTTCCTCGGCGAAGGCGCGATGCTGGACTGGAGCGCGGTGTTCCTCAGCGATGTACGCCGCGTCGATGCGAGCCTGGCCGGCATCGGCTATGTGACCTTCACCCTGACCATGACCGTCGCGCGCCTGTTCGGCGATGCACTGGTGGCGCGGGTGGGACGCGAACGCGCCATCGTGTTCGGCGGCCTGCTCGCTGCCAGCGGCGTACTGGTGCTCACGCTGGTCACGCCCTGGCAGGCCTCACTGGCCGGGTATGTGCTGGTCGGCCTCGGCTGCGCCAACATCGCACCCGCGCTGTTCTCGCTGGCGGGCCACCAGACACGCATGCCGGGTGCGCTGGCGATCACCGCCGTGTCCACGCTGGGCTTTGCCGGCATTCTTGCCGGCCCGGCACTCATCGGCTTCGCCGCCAACCACTTCGGCCTGATCGCTGCATTCATCGGTGTGGCCATCGCACTGCTGCTGGTGGCGGTGTCCACGCGCTGGCTGCGGGTGTAG
- a CDS encoding DNA polymerase III subunit delta', with the protein MSTFSPWQQRAFDQTVAALDADRLGHGLLICGPAGLGKREVALALADHVLARGDAAHATRTRQLIAAGTHPDLQLVSFIPNKSGDKLRTEIVIEQVREITDKLALTPQYGVAQVVIVDPADAINRSAANALLKTLEEPQPGRYLWLISSDPARLPQTIRSRCQRLEFKLPPQHEALAWLQQQGHSEASAREALEATRGHPGQADNWLREDGLSLRREVGRELEQLATGKTGAVELAQKWCGDDNAALRLRFAADLALAQASTDALTTPERLHKLAAWFDAANRTRDLLRTTVRADLAVVELLLAWNKVNERPAARGNR; encoded by the coding sequence ATGAGCACGTTTTCGCCGTGGCAGCAGCGCGCCTTCGACCAGACCGTGGCGGCACTCGATGCCGATCGTCTCGGTCACGGCCTGCTGATCTGCGGCCCGGCCGGGCTGGGCAAGCGCGAGGTGGCGCTGGCGCTGGCCGACCACGTGCTGGCCCGTGGCGACGCTGCACACGCCACACGCACGCGCCAGCTGATCGCGGCGGGTACGCATCCGGACCTGCAGCTGGTCAGCTTCATTCCCAACAAGAGCGGCGACAAGCTGCGCACCGAGATCGTGATCGAACAGGTGCGCGAGATCACCGACAAGCTGGCGCTGACCCCGCAGTACGGCGTGGCACAGGTGGTGATCGTCGACCCGGCCGATGCGATCAACCGCTCGGCCGCCAATGCACTGCTGAAGACCCTGGAAGAGCCGCAGCCCGGCCGTTACCTGTGGCTGATCAGCAGCGACCCGGCGCGCCTGCCGCAGACCATCCGCAGCCGCTGCCAGCGCCTGGAATTCAAGTTGCCGCCGCAGCACGAAGCGCTGGCCTGGCTGCAGCAGCAGGGCCACAGCGAGGCGTCGGCACGCGAAGCGCTGGAGGCCACGCGCGGCCATCCCGGCCAGGCCGACAACTGGCTGCGCGAAGACGGCCTGAGCCTGCGCCGCGAGGTCGGCCGCGAGCTGGAACAGCTGGCCACCGGCAAGACCGGCGCGGTGGAGCTGGCGCAGAAGTGGTGCGGCGATGACAACGCGGCGCTGCGCCTGCGCTTTGCCGCCGACCTGGCGCTGGCCCAGGCCAGCACCGATGCCTTGACCACGCCGGAGCGATTGCACAAGCTTGCAGCCTGGTTCGATGCGGCCAACCGCACCCGCGACCTGCTGCGCACCACAGTGCGTGCAGACCTTGCCGTGGTCGAGTTGCTGCTGGCCTGGAACAAGGTGAACGAGCGGCCTGCCGCAAGGGGAAATCGATGA
- a CDS encoding DUF2946 family protein translates to MLLVLLAPLVSRWLAHGHVAAVVPVAAMDHSQHAQHAMEGHHDHHAMAMPHGEAATKPPADPHADHEMGVDCDYCLIAARLITLLVAALLLLVPMAAVCRALRGAVQALPQRVRGTLGARGPPVLMAA, encoded by the coding sequence CTGCTGCTGGTGCTGCTCGCCCCGCTGGTGAGCCGCTGGCTGGCGCACGGGCACGTGGCCGCGGTGGTGCCGGTGGCGGCGATGGATCACTCCCAGCATGCGCAGCACGCGATGGAGGGCCATCACGACCATCACGCGATGGCGATGCCGCACGGCGAGGCTGCAACGAAGCCGCCCGCCGATCCCCATGCCGATCATGAGATGGGCGTGGATTGCGATTACTGCCTGATCGCAGCGCGGTTGATCACGTTGTTGGTAGCGGCGTTGTTGCTGCTGGTGCCGATGGCCGCGGTGTGCCGCGCGCTGCGCGGTGCGGTGCAGGCGTTGCCACAACGCGTCAGGGGCACATTGGGAGCGCGTGGGCCGCCGGTCTTGATGGCTGCCTGA
- the smqnr gene encoding SmQnr family pentapeptide repeat protein, which translates to MSPIVHRRLRIGADQYTGQKVVDQQFHECDFSGVDLTATEFINCSFYDADSRLGCRFNGATLKEASFRSCDLSLCHFNFIKALGLEISECRAQGADFSNASFMNQITTRSWFCSAFIKKSNLRYANFSRVTLEKCELWENCWDGANVSGASFAGSDLSGGQFEGIDWNSASFTDCDLTNSELGELDLRSTNLRGATLDVQQVALLMKRIGITVVP; encoded by the coding sequence ATGTCCCCCATCGTTCACCGCAGGCTGCGCATCGGCGCGGACCAGTACACCGGCCAGAAAGTGGTCGACCAGCAGTTCCACGAATGCGATTTTTCCGGCGTGGACCTGACCGCCACCGAGTTCATCAACTGCAGCTTCTACGATGCTGACAGCCGCTTGGGCTGCCGCTTCAACGGCGCCACGCTGAAGGAAGCCAGCTTCCGCAGCTGCGACCTCAGCCTGTGCCATTTCAACTTCATCAAGGCGCTCGGCCTGGAGATCAGCGAGTGCCGCGCGCAGGGCGCGGACTTCAGCAACGCCAGCTTCATGAACCAGATCACCACGCGCAGCTGGTTCTGCAGTGCGTTCATCAAGAAATCGAACCTGCGCTATGCCAATTTTTCGCGGGTGACGCTGGAAAAGTGCGAGCTGTGGGAGAACTGCTGGGACGGCGCGAATGTGAGCGGTGCCAGCTTCGCCGGCTCGGACCTGTCCGGGGGCCAGTTCGAGGGCATCGACTGGAACAGCGCCAGCTTCACCGACTGCGATCTGACCAACTCGGAGCTGGGTGAGCTGGACCTGCGCAGCACCAACCTGCGCGGCGCCACGCTGGACGTGCAGCAGGTGGCGCTGTTGATGAAGCGCATCGGCATTACGGTGGTGCCCTGA
- a CDS encoding PepSY domain-containing protein: protein MSLRSTAKRWTYLVHRWLGIGGCLLMLLWFVSGMVMLFIGYPKLTPGERLAALPVLGDAHGLLGLSALPAAVHAEPESVVLTTLRGEPAYVVRSGNHVGAWSAHTGQALLSVSAQRAEASAAQFAGGPAFVGAMRVDEDRWTHSRALDAHRPLYRVEVGGAQPGDLYVSSRTGEVVLDAPHVQQRWNYVGAWLHWLYFLRMQSVDPVWTWVVIVLSALCTLAAVSGIVVGVWRWRFRGHYRSGAKTPYVEPWMRWHHLIGLAAAAFVFTWIFSGLMSMNPLGVFSSTREAINTAHYRGDAVAVNGALGQPAALLAAAHEGAFMPVEIQWRRIGGELFALLLDGQGDTRIVAAGEGHLRLMQWLPLAWLQHKAQAMSAAPMHRFTLLHAADAYFYPRAPEAMNGAAVRRFPVAVADFGDAEATRVYFDLASGDPLLTLGHRERAGRWLFYFLHSWDLPAMLRQETARLGVLLLLSMAGTALCATATVIGYRRVRMKLRRRRR from the coding sequence ATGTCGCTGCGATCCACCGCCAAGCGCTGGACCTATCTGGTGCACCGTTGGCTGGGCATCGGCGGATGCCTGCTGATGCTGCTGTGGTTCGTCAGCGGCATGGTGATGCTGTTCATCGGCTACCCGAAGCTGACACCCGGTGAGCGGCTGGCGGCGTTGCCTGTGCTGGGCGATGCGCACGGGCTGCTTGGCTTGTCGGCGTTGCCGGCAGCAGTGCACGCCGAGCCGGAGAGCGTGGTGCTGACCACGCTGCGTGGCGAGCCTGCCTACGTGGTGCGTAGTGGCAACCACGTGGGGGCGTGGTCGGCGCACACCGGGCAGGCCCTGCTGTCGGTCTCGGCACAGCGCGCCGAAGCCTCGGCGGCGCAGTTTGCCGGCGGGCCAGCCTTCGTCGGTGCGATGCGCGTGGATGAGGACCGCTGGACCCATTCGCGTGCGCTGGACGCGCATCGGCCGCTGTACCGGGTGGAGGTGGGCGGTGCGCAGCCGGGCGACCTGTATGTGTCTTCGCGCACCGGTGAGGTGGTACTGGATGCACCGCATGTGCAGCAGCGCTGGAACTATGTGGGGGCGTGGCTGCACTGGCTGTACTTCCTGCGCATGCAGTCGGTGGACCCGGTGTGGACGTGGGTGGTGATCGTGCTGTCCGCGCTGTGCACGCTGGCGGCAGTGAGCGGCATCGTGGTGGGCGTGTGGCGCTGGCGTTTCCGTGGGCACTATCGTTCCGGTGCGAAGACGCCGTACGTCGAGCCGTGGATGCGCTGGCATCATCTGATCGGTCTGGCGGCTGCGGCGTTCGTGTTCACCTGGATCTTCAGTGGTCTGATGTCGATGAATCCACTGGGCGTCTTCAGCAGTACGCGCGAAGCGATCAACACGGCGCACTATCGCGGCGATGCGGTGGCGGTGAATGGCGCGCTGGGCCAACCGGCAGCGCTGCTGGCTGCGGCCCACGAGGGGGCGTTCATGCCGGTGGAGATCCAGTGGCGGCGCATCGGCGGTGAGCTGTTCGCGCTGCTGCTGGACGGGCAGGGCGATACGCGCATCGTGGCCGCGGGCGAAGGGCATCTTCGGTTGATGCAGTGGCTGCCGCTGGCATGGCTGCAGCACAAAGCGCAGGCGATGTCCGCCGCGCCGATGCATCGGTTCACGCTGCTGCATGCAGCCGATGCCTATTTCTATCCACGTGCGCCGGAGGCGATGAACGGTGCGGCGGTGCGCCGCTTCCCGGTGGCAGTGGCGGACTTCGGCGATGCCGAAGCAACGCGCGTCTACTTCGATCTGGCCAGCGGTGACCCACTGCTGACCCTGGGGCATCGTGAGCGGGCCGGGCGCTGGCTGTTCTACTTCCTGCACAGCTGGGACCTGCCGGCGATGCTGCGGCAGGAGACGGCCCGGTTGGGCGTGCTGCTGCTGTTGAGCATGGCCGGCACCGCGCTGTGTGCGACGGCCACGGTGATCGGTTACCGCCGGGTGCGGATGAAGCTGCGGCGCCGGCGCCGTTGA
- a CDS encoding tautomerase family protein produces MPLARIDLRKGKSADYLQRVGETIYQAMRAVGVPENDRFQIFQEHAPGTLIYDPGYLGVDRTDDFICIQITWNEGRTLEQKKALYLGIAEGLHAAVGIRREDVFINLVEVKKENWSFGNGVAQYVS; encoded by the coding sequence ATGCCGCTCGCCCGCATCGATCTTCGCAAAGGCAAATCCGCCGACTACCTGCAACGCGTCGGTGAAACCATCTACCAGGCCATGCGCGCGGTGGGGGTACCGGAAAACGACCGCTTCCAGATCTTCCAGGAACACGCGCCCGGCACGCTGATCTACGACCCCGGCTACCTGGGCGTGGACCGTACCGACGATTTCATCTGCATCCAGATCACCTGGAACGAAGGGCGCACGCTGGAGCAGAAGAAGGCGCTGTACCTGGGCATTGCCGAGGGCCTGCACGCGGCAGTGGGCATCCGCCGCGAAGATGTGTTCATCAATCTGGTGGAAGTGAAGAAGGAAAACTGGTCGTTCGGTAATGGTGTGGCCCAGTACGTGAGTTGA
- a CDS encoding PilZ domain-containing protein: MSASNARQGILSLAVKDKAALYSAYMPFVKNGGIFVPTPKRYFLGDEVFLLLTLPDSSERLPVAGKVIWVTPAGAQGNRTAGIGVQLADGAEGEGVRHKIETLLAGLTSSDKPTHTM; this comes from the coding sequence ATGAGTGCCAGCAACGCCCGCCAGGGCATCCTGTCCCTGGCTGTGAAGGACAAAGCCGCGCTGTACAGCGCGTACATGCCGTTCGTGAAGAACGGCGGCATCTTCGTGCCCACGCCCAAGCGCTACTTCCTGGGCGACGAGGTGTTCCTGCTGCTGACCCTGCCCGATTCCAGCGAGCGCCTGCCGGTGGCCGGCAAGGTGATCTGGGTGACCCCGGCCGGCGCGCAGGGCAACCGCACCGCCGGCATCGGCGTGCAGCTGGCCGACGGTGCCGAAGGCGAGGGCGTGCGCCACAAGATCGAGACCCTGCTGGCCGGCCTGACCAGCTCGGACAAGCCGACCCATACGATGTGA
- the tmk gene encoding dTMP kinase: MSPALLRHPRFVSLEGGEGAGKTTAINAIRDCLRSHGHEVVLTREPGGTPLAERIRGLVLKPDAEIAAEPLSAEAELLLVFAARAQHVRQVIQPALQRGAYVLSDRFTDSSYAYQGGGRGLDPQWIADLERRAVGLLPGLTLLLDVDVAVGRARANGRDLWPDRIESEQDDFFQRVREVFRSRAQQDPQRFALIDAGQVQERVAADVVAQVERWLRDGEGA, from the coding sequence ATGAGTCCCGCGCTGCTTCGCCACCCACGTTTCGTCAGCCTGGAAGGCGGCGAGGGCGCGGGCAAGACCACCGCCATCAATGCCATCCGTGACTGCCTGCGCAGCCACGGCCACGAAGTGGTGCTGACCCGCGAGCCCGGCGGTACGCCGCTGGCCGAGCGCATCCGCGGCCTGGTGCTGAAGCCCGATGCCGAGATCGCCGCCGAGCCGCTCAGCGCCGAAGCCGAACTGCTGCTGGTGTTCGCCGCGCGCGCGCAGCATGTGCGCCAGGTGATCCAGCCGGCATTACAGCGCGGTGCGTATGTGTTGAGTGATCGCTTCACCGATTCCAGCTACGCCTACCAGGGCGGCGGCCGTGGCCTCGATCCGCAGTGGATTGCCGACCTTGAGCGCCGTGCGGTCGGCCTGCTGCCGGGGCTGACTCTGCTGCTGGATGTGGACGTGGCCGTCGGCCGCGCGCGCGCCAACGGGCGCGACCTGTGGCCGGACCGCATCGAAAGCGAACAGGATGATTTCTTCCAGCGCGTGCGCGAAGTGTTCCGCAGCCGCGCGCAGCAGGACCCGCAGCGCTTCGCGCTGATCGATGCCGGCCAGGTGCAGGAACGCGTGGCCGCCGATGTGGTCGCGCAGGTCGAGCGCTGGCTGCGGGACGGGGAGGGCGCATGA
- a CDS encoding TonB-dependent receptor → MKTNPNAAHPRRATLPVMCALLLNTAPVLAADAAPPTTLDTVRVIDTRSGELSATASAGSALGLSVLQTPASLTVISREQLEQRGDSNLNDAISRAGAISAMPHPGNGLSALSSRGFTDGASVMRLYDGLRQYGGVGITFPFDTWSIERIEVLRGPASVIHGDGAIGGVINIVPKKPSRGAIDNEISVTVGSEDTARLGFGSGGALTPELAYRLDLSGNYSGGWIDRGRNSDATFSGAVLWQPRTDLQLTLTHAQGHQKPMRYFGTPLVEGRQLDALRHRNYNVEDSDIRFRDRWTQLDALWTPSAKVEWRTRVYQTDSQRDWRNAEAYVYNPRTGLIDRSGNTQITHNQDQTGLTSTLRVQGEVGGLANSFAVGMDANRAHFKHTNNTYAGSSGPVDPFHPVPGQFASDAPNLPRYRNAAEQYALFVEDHLTLSERWSVLGGLRHDRARIDRTDLISGQNAFSKTYNSTGWRAGAVFALQPTLSLYAQYSQAADPVSGLLMISPANGAFDLAKGRQIEVGLKQAFDGGEWTLAAYRIRKTGLLSRDPLQPDRRVQVGAQTSRGIEASLTWAFAPQWSLDANATLLKAEFEDFLETTGSPAMLVSRDGNVPPNVAERLANVWVSWQFLPDWNAAAGVRYVGKRYADNANTLELPGYSTTDLALTWQAAPRTRVSARLFNVFDKAYYATAYYTSTQWLLGADRRVEFTLDHRF, encoded by the coding sequence ATGAAAACGAATCCCAACGCCGCGCACCCGCGCCGGGCGACGCTGCCTGTCATGTGCGCGTTGCTCCTGAACACCGCTCCCGTACTTGCCGCCGATGCGGCACCACCGACCACGCTGGATACCGTACGCGTGATCGATACCCGCAGCGGCGAGCTGTCAGCCACCGCCAGCGCCGGCTCTGCGCTGGGCCTGAGCGTGCTGCAGACGCCGGCCAGCCTGACGGTGATTTCGCGCGAACAGCTGGAGCAGCGCGGCGACAGCAACCTCAACGATGCGATCAGCCGGGCCGGTGCGATCAGTGCCATGCCGCACCCGGGCAACGGCCTGAGTGCGCTGTCCAGCCGTGGCTTCACCGATGGCGCTTCGGTGATGCGCCTGTACGACGGGCTGCGCCAGTACGGCGGCGTGGGCATCACCTTCCCCTTCGATACCTGGTCGATCGAGCGCATCGAAGTGCTGCGCGGGCCGGCCTCGGTGATCCACGGCGATGGTGCGATCGGCGGGGTGATCAACATCGTGCCGAAGAAACCCTCGCGCGGGGCCATCGACAACGAGATCAGCGTGACGGTGGGCAGTGAAGATACCGCGCGTCTGGGCTTCGGCAGTGGGGGCGCGCTGACGCCCGAGCTGGCCTACCGGCTGGACCTGAGTGGCAACTACAGCGGTGGCTGGATCGACCGTGGGCGCAACAGTGATGCCACCTTCTCCGGCGCAGTGCTGTGGCAGCCGCGCACCGACCTGCAGCTGACGCTTACCCATGCGCAAGGGCATCAGAAGCCGATGCGCTACTTCGGCACGCCGCTGGTGGAGGGACGCCAGTTGGACGCACTGCGCCACCGCAACTACAACGTGGAAGACAGTGATATCCGCTTCCGTGACCGCTGGACCCAGCTCGATGCGCTGTGGACGCCGAGCGCGAAGGTGGAATGGCGCACGCGCGTCTACCAGACCGACAGCCAGCGCGATTGGCGCAACGCCGAGGCCTATGTCTACAACCCGCGTACCGGCCTGATTGACCGCTCGGGCAACACCCAGATCACCCACAACCAGGACCAGACCGGGCTGACCTCGACGCTGCGCGTGCAGGGTGAGGTGGGCGGTCTTGCCAACAGTTTCGCGGTGGGGATGGATGCCAACCGCGCGCACTTCAAGCACACCAACAACACCTATGCCGGCAGCTCCGGCCCGGTCGATCCGTTCCATCCGGTGCCGGGCCAGTTCGCCAGCGATGCGCCGAACCTGCCGCGCTACCGCAACGCCGCCGAGCAGTACGCGCTGTTCGTGGAAGACCACCTGACGCTGAGCGAGCGTTGGTCGGTGCTGGGCGGCCTGCGCCATGACCGCGCGCGCATCGATCGCACCGATCTGATCAGCGGCCAGAACGCGTTCTCGAAGACCTACAACAGCACGGGCTGGCGCGCTGGCGCGGTGTTCGCGCTGCAGCCGACGTTGAGCCTGTATGCGCAGTACTCGCAGGCGGCCGACCCGGTCAGCGGCCTGCTGATGATCAGCCCGGCCAACGGTGCCTTCGACCTGGCCAAGGGGCGGCAGATCGAGGTGGGCCTGAAGCAGGCCTTCGACGGTGGCGAGTGGACGTTGGCGGCGTACCGCATCCGCAAGACCGGGCTGCTCAGCCGTGACCCACTGCAACCGGATCGCCGCGTGCAGGTGGGAGCGCAGACCTCGCGCGGCATTGAAGCGTCGTTGACCTGGGCCTTCGCGCCGCAGTGGTCGCTCGATGCCAACGCCACGCTGCTGAAGGCCGAGTTCGAGGACTTTCTGGAAACCACCGGTTCGCCGGCGATGCTGGTGTCGCGTGATGGCAACGTGCCGCCGAACGTGGCCGAGCGCCTGGCCAATGTGTGGGTGAGCTGGCAGTTCCTGCCCGACTGGAACGCGGCCGCAGGCGTGCGTTACGTCGGCAAGCGCTACGCTGACAACGCCAACACCCTGGAGCTGCCCGGCTACAGCACCACCGACCTGGCGCTGACCTGGCAGGCGGCACCGCGTACGCGGGTGAGCGCGCGCCTGTTCAATGTGTTCGACAAGGCGTATTACGCCACCGCGTACTACACCAGCACACAGTGGTTGCTGGGCGCGGACCGCCGCGTCGAGTTCACGCTCGACCATCGCTTCTGA
- a CDS encoding DeoR/GlpR family DNA-binding transcription regulator, with translation MSSEPNSLPAERTRLILEELRQQGRVVAAELARRYAVSEDSIRRDLRELAAQGLCQRVYGGAVLPPPKERPLRERLTRDRGDKAELAARVCALLQPGQLVLLDASSTNLAIAQQLPPELALTVITNAPQIATAASLHEGTSVQLIGGRLASGGGAVGAEALAQVQRLRADVYLPGPCAVDGDTGVWAMDAEEATLKRAMVACSGRVIVAATTEKLGARGHWQIASLDEIDDLVLTTSAPPALAARFRAAGIAVHPTPP, from the coding sequence ATGAGCTCCGAACCCAATTCCCTCCCCGCCGAGCGCACCCGGCTGATCCTCGAGGAACTGCGCCAGCAGGGCCGCGTGGTGGCCGCCGAGCTGGCGCGTCGTTATGCCGTCTCCGAAGATTCGATCCGCCGCGACCTGCGCGAACTGGCTGCCCAGGGCCTGTGCCAGCGCGTCTACGGCGGCGCCGTGCTGCCGCCGCCGAAGGAACGCCCGCTGCGCGAGCGGCTCACCCGCGACCGTGGCGACAAGGCCGAACTGGCCGCGCGCGTCTGTGCCCTGCTGCAACCTGGCCAGCTGGTGCTGCTCGATGCCAGTTCGACCAACCTGGCCATCGCCCAGCAGTTGCCGCCCGAACTGGCACTGACGGTGATCACCAACGCGCCGCAGATCGCCACCGCCGCCAGCCTGCATGAAGGCACTTCCGTGCAGCTGATCGGCGGCCGCCTGGCCAGCGGTGGGGGCGCGGTGGGCGCCGAAGCACTGGCCCAGGTGCAGCGCCTGCGTGCCGACGTGTACCTGCCCGGCCCGTGCGCGGTGGACGGCGACACCGGTGTGTGGGCGATGGATGCCGAAGAAGCCACATTGAAGCGTGCCATGGTGGCCTGCAGCGGCCGTGTCATCGTCGCCGCCACCACCGAGAAGCTCGGCGCCCGTGGCCACTGGCAGATTGCCAGCCTGGACGAGATCGACGACCTGGTGCTCACCACCAGCGCACCACCGGCCTTGGCCGCGCGCTTCCGCGCCGCCGGCATCGCAGTGCACCCCACTCCCCCCTGA
- a CDS encoding class I SAM-dependent methyltransferase, producing the protein MSMFSDPQAVARYAEGPLRQVPGFLALQQMSQLLLAERVPAQGRVLVLGAGGGLELKAFAEAQPGWQLLGVDPAAPMLALAEQTLGPLISRVQLLEGYIDDAPDMRFDGASCLLTLHFLDAAQRLHTLRELHRRLQRGAPLVVAHHSVPQDPAGKRRWLQRYAAFAEASGVAHADAQRAIEAIAERLPLLAPEQEVALLQEAGFEGAELFYAGFSFKGWVAYAA; encoded by the coding sequence ATGTCCATGTTCTCCGATCCGCAGGCGGTAGCCCGCTACGCCGAAGGCCCACTGCGCCAGGTGCCGGGCTTTCTGGCCCTGCAGCAGATGAGCCAGTTGCTGCTGGCCGAGCGGGTTCCAGCACAGGGCCGCGTGCTGGTGCTCGGCGCCGGTGGCGGGCTGGAGCTGAAGGCCTTTGCCGAGGCGCAACCGGGTTGGCAACTGCTGGGGGTCGACCCAGCCGCGCCGATGCTGGCCCTGGCCGAGCAGACACTGGGCCCGTTGATATCGCGAGTGCAGCTGTTGGAAGGCTATATCGACGATGCGCCGGACATGCGCTTCGACGGTGCCAGCTGCCTGCTGACCCTGCATTTCCTCGATGCCGCGCAGCGCCTGCACACACTGCGTGAACTGCACAGGCGCCTGCAACGCGGCGCGCCACTGGTGGTGGCCCACCACAGCGTGCCGCAGGATCCGGCCGGCAAGCGGCGCTGGTTGCAGCGCTATGCAGCCTTCGCCGAAGCATCCGGCGTGGCACATGCTGATGCGCAGCGCGCGATCGAGGCCATTGCCGAGCGATTGCCACTGCTGGCGCCCGAACAGGAGGTCGCCCTGCTGCAGGAGGCCGGCTTCGAAGGCGCAGAGCTGTTCTATGCAGGTTTCAGTTTCAAGGGCTGGGTGGCTTATGCGGCTTGA